The following proteins are co-located in the Armatimonadota bacterium genome:
- a CDS encoding phosphodiester glycosidase family protein, producing the protein MKVVDVIGVGIASSRAARVGLAVASLLVIIMPARVFAQSPPDVVGHWAEGRIRELLARRIVETFPDGSFRPHEPLSRARFIAWIVAAKGLPLLRPATPGFADVPPEHPLAPHLEAALAYGVVPATPRLRPEEPVTRGEAVDLIVRALGYTFESAYMAGVPVPYADVNGLPPALRGAVAVAALASPPLLREPPSPRLRPAEPLTRGEGAALVGAYLEAVERGITLRATFPLGTGTTLVLEKRGALRTLPVWRVQVGAFTEPDRAARLAEQMRARGLPAFVDVLDEFHKVRVGNFATRAEAQALADRLRAEGFPTWVILTLRDFETQPGPFWAAYLVLEPAAGVRLRPALGGVQSLGRGRPSEVARRYGALAAVNGGFYAPGGDPLGCLVIDGVLISEPVPGRTCAALLPDGQVLFDQVSFAGAVATEVAAAPVHGVNRERGPNELIVYRAAFGPSTRTNVHGAEAVVVGDVVQQVVEGRGNAAIPPDGYVLSGHGTAGAWLRQALRPGDRVTLRLDLVPASGDPRWAQAPHVVGGGPRLLAGGRYVGGEGFTDGFLHRRHPRTALARLADGRLLLVVVDGRQPYHSLGMTLPELAATLAALGATDALNLDGGGSTTLVVRGTVVNLPSDESGERAVSDVLLVQRP; encoded by the coding sequence GTGAAGGTCGTAGACGTGATCGGTGTCGGTATCGCCTCCTCTCGCGCCGCCCGGGTCGGCCTGGCGGTCGCATCACTGCTCGTCATCATCATGCCCGCACGGGTGTTCGCTCAGTCCCCTCCGGACGTGGTCGGGCACTGGGCGGAGGGCCGCATCCGCGAGCTGCTGGCCCGCCGCATCGTCGAGACCTTCCCCGACGGCTCCTTCCGCCCCCACGAGCCGCTGAGCCGTGCCCGCTTCATCGCCTGGATCGTCGCGGCCAAGGGGCTGCCGCTCCTGCGGCCCGCCACGCCCGGCTTCGCCGACGTCCCGCCGGAGCACCCGCTGGCGCCGCACCTGGAGGCGGCGCTGGCCTACGGGGTCGTGCCGGCCACACCGCGCCTGCGGCCGGAGGAGCCGGTGACGCGCGGTGAGGCGGTCGACCTCATCGTGCGCGCGCTGGGCTACACCTTCGAGAGCGCCTACATGGCAGGCGTCCCCGTCCCCTACGCCGATGTGAACGGGCTGCCGCCGGCGCTGCGCGGGGCCGTGGCGGTGGCCGCGCTGGCCTCCCCGCCGCTGCTGCGCGAACCGCCCTCCCCCCGCCTGCGACCCGCGGAGCCGCTCACCCGCGGCGAGGGCGCCGCCCTCGTGGGCGCCTACCTGGAGGCGGTGGAGCGCGGCATCACCCTGCGGGCCACCTTCCCGTTGGGGACGGGGACGACCCTCGTCCTGGAGAAGCGCGGGGCGCTGCGCACGCTGCCGGTGTGGCGGGTCCAGGTGGGCGCCTTCACCGAACCCGACCGGGCCGCCCGCCTGGCCGAGCAGATGCGCGCGCGGGGACTCCCCGCCTTCGTCGACGTCCTCGACGAGTTCCACAAGGTGCGCGTGGGGAACTTCGCCACCCGCGCCGAGGCGCAGGCCCTGGCCGACCGGCTGCGCGCCGAGGGCTTCCCCACCTGGGTGATCCTGACGCTGCGCGACTTCGAGACCCAGCCCGGCCCCTTCTGGGCGGCCTACCTGGTGCTCGAGCCGGCCGCGGGGGTGCGGCTGCGGCCCGCCCTGGGCGGGGTCCAGAGCCTGGGCCGCGGGCGCCCCAGCGAGGTGGCGCGCCGGTACGGGGCGCTTGCGGCCGTGAACGGCGGCTTCTACGCTCCCGGCGGCGACCCGCTCGGCTGCCTCGTCATCGACGGCGTGCTGATCAGCGAGCCGGTCCCCGGCCGGACCTGCGCCGCCCTCCTGCCCGACGGGCAGGTGCTCTTCGACCAGGTGAGCTTCGCCGGCGCGGTGGCCACCGAGGTGGCCGCCGCCCCCGTGCACGGCGTGAACCGCGAGCGCGGCCCCAACGAGCTCATCGTCTACCGCGCCGCCTTCGGCCCGTCCACGCGCACGAACGTCCACGGTGCGGAGGCGGTGGTCGTCGGGGACGTGGTCCAGCAGGTGGTCGAGGGACGGGGCAACGCCGCCATCCCTCCGGACGGCTACGTCCTCTCGGGGCACGGCACAGCGGGGGCCTGGCTGCGCCAGGCGCTGCGCCCGGGCGACCGGGTGACGCTGCGGCTCGACCTCGTCCCCGCCTCGGGCGACCCGCGCTGGGCGCAGGCGCCCCACGTCGTCGGCGGGGGGCCGCGCCTGCTGGCCGGGGGCCGCTACGTCGGCGGGGAGGGCTTCACCGACGGCTTCCTCCACCGCCGCCACCCCCGCACGGCGCTGGCTCGCCTGGCCGACGGCCGCCTCCTCCTCGTCGTCGTGGACGGCCGCCAGCCCTACCACAGCCTGGGGATGACGCTGCCGGAGCTGGCCGCCACGCTCGCCGCCCTCGGCGCCACCGACGCCCTCAACCTGGACGGCGGCGGGTCCACCACGCTCGTCGTGCGCGGTACGGTGGTGAACCTCCCCTCCGACGAGAGCGGCGAGCGGGCGGTGAGTGACGTGCTGCTGGTGCAGCGTCCCTAG
- a CDS encoding acyl-CoA dehydrogenase family protein, whose translation MQPTAQLTVRVDNFLLLDELLTDEQRLTRDTVRRFVDREVLPHVGQWWLRGEFPRHLIPRLAELGLLGANLPAEYGAAGVDSITYGLILQELERGDSGIRSFASVQGALVMYPIYTFGTEAQRRRWLPPLARGELIGCFGLTEPTAGSDPGALQTRARRTEDGWELSGTKMWITNGSMAHLAVIWARDEADEIRGFVVETDRPGFSAHEITTKASMRVSDTSELVLDGVRVPEDALLPEAVGLRAALMCLTQARYGIAWGALGAAMACLEEALAYARSRVAFGRPIADRQLIQARLVDMLEGLATGQLLAYRLGQLKDQGKLRYPHVSLAKRYNVRTALQIARAARSILGAYGITLEYHAMRHAANLETVDTYEGTYDIHTLILGRELTGFSAF comes from the coding sequence ATGCAGCCGACCGCGCAGCTGACCGTCCGCGTCGACAACTTCCTGCTCCTGGACGAGCTCCTGACCGACGAGCAACGCCTGACCCGCGACACCGTCCGCCGCTTCGTCGACCGGGAGGTCCTCCCCCACGTGGGGCAGTGGTGGCTGCGGGGCGAGTTCCCCCGCCACCTTATCCCGCGCCTCGCCGAGCTCGGGCTGCTGGGGGCGAACCTCCCGGCGGAGTACGGCGCCGCCGGTGTGGACAGCATCACCTACGGCCTGATCCTCCAGGAGCTGGAGCGGGGCGATTCGGGGATCCGCTCCTTTGCCTCGGTGCAGGGGGCCCTGGTGATGTACCCCATCTACACCTTCGGCACGGAGGCCCAGCGCCGCCGCTGGCTGCCCCCACTGGCGCGCGGCGAGCTGATCGGCTGCTTCGGCCTCACCGAGCCCACCGCAGGCTCCGACCCCGGCGCGCTGCAGACCCGCGCCCGGCGCACCGAGGACGGGTGGGAGCTCAGCGGGACGAAGATGTGGATCACCAACGGCTCCATGGCCCACCTGGCCGTCATCTGGGCGCGGGACGAGGCGGACGAGATCCGCGGCTTCGTCGTCGAGACCGACCGCCCGGGCTTCTCCGCCCACGAGATCACCACCAAAGCCTCCATGCGCGTCTCCGACACCTCGGAGCTGGTGCTGGACGGCGTGCGCGTTCCGGAGGACGCCCTCCTGCCCGAGGCGGTGGGGCTGCGCGCCGCGCTGATGTGCCTGACCCAGGCGCGCTACGGCATCGCCTGGGGCGCGCTCGGCGCCGCCATGGCCTGCCTGGAGGAGGCGCTGGCCTACGCGCGCTCGCGGGTGGCCTTCGGCCGGCCCATCGCCGACCGGCAGCTCATCCAGGCGCGGTTGGTGGACATGCTGGAGGGGCTGGCCACCGGGCAGCTGCTGGCCTACCGCCTGGGCCAGCTCAAGGACCAGGGGAAGCTCCGCTACCCCCACGTCTCCCTGGCCAAGCGCTACAACGTGCGCACGGCGCTCCAGATCGCCCGCGCCGCGCGGTCGATCCTGGGGGCCTACGGCATCACCCTCGAGTACCACGCCATGCGCCACGCCGCCAACCTGGAGACCGTGGACACCTACGAGGGGACCTACGACATCCACACCCTGATCCTGGGGCGGGAGCTCACGGGGTTCAGCGCCTTCTGA
- the iolM gene encoding scyllo-inosose 3-dehydrogenase — protein sequence MKGLVVEARWEPREGYVPSAWEVETRTAITGSSVWRHPRAVLREVHDPVPGPKDVVIRPRACGVCGSDVHFIETDAQGYMLYPGLTRFPVVIGHEFSGEVVEVGSEVRDLAPGDLVTCEEMIWCGECTSCRNSSPNQCERLEEIGFTIPGAQAEYVTVGAKYCWKINALAEAYGDRERAFEAGALCEPASVAYNAMFTRAGGFRPGGYVAVFGTGPIGFAAIALARAAGAGRIVAFEVSPLRQELARRVGADEVYDPVALERAGLRPRDVLREATRGEGADMLVEAAGAMARTVPEMEASLAIGGKVVIIGRAAERAPIYLEHFQTRAAQVFGAQGHSGYGNFPYVIRLMAARRIDLTPIITSRFPLAQAEAALARAMRREDGKVMIRA from the coding sequence ATGAAGGGCCTGGTCGTGGAAGCGCGCTGGGAGCCCCGCGAGGGCTACGTCCCCAGCGCCTGGGAGGTGGAGACGCGCACGGCCATCACCGGCAGCAGCGTCTGGCGCCACCCGCGGGCGGTGCTGCGGGAGGTGCACGATCCCGTCCCCGGACCGAAGGACGTGGTCATCCGCCCGCGGGCCTGCGGCGTCTGCGGCTCCGACGTGCACTTCATCGAGACGGACGCTCAGGGTTACATGCTCTACCCCGGGCTGACCCGCTTCCCCGTGGTCATCGGCCACGAGTTCTCCGGGGAGGTCGTCGAGGTGGGCAGCGAGGTGCGCGACCTCGCCCCCGGCGACCTGGTGACCTGCGAGGAGATGATCTGGTGCGGGGAGTGCACCTCCTGCCGCAACTCCTCCCCCAACCAGTGCGAGCGGCTGGAGGAGATCGGCTTCACCATCCCCGGCGCGCAGGCCGAGTACGTGACCGTGGGGGCCAAGTACTGCTGGAAGATCAACGCGCTGGCCGAGGCCTACGGCGACCGGGAGCGGGCCTTCGAGGCCGGGGCGCTGTGCGAGCCCGCCAGCGTGGCCTACAACGCCATGTTCACCCGCGCGGGGGGCTTCCGGCCGGGCGGGTACGTGGCCGTCTTCGGCACCGGCCCCATCGGCTTCGCCGCCATCGCCCTGGCCCGCGCGGCGGGGGCGGGGCGCATCGTGGCCTTCGAGGTCTCGCCGCTGCGCCAGGAGCTGGCGCGGCGGGTGGGCGCGGACGAGGTCTACGACCCGGTGGCGCTGGAGCGGGCGGGTCTGCGGCCGCGCGACGTCCTCCGCGAGGCCACGCGCGGGGAGGGAGCCGACATGCTGGTGGAGGCCGCCGGCGCCATGGCCCGCACCGTCCCGGAGATGGAGGCGTCGCTGGCCATCGGCGGCAAGGTGGTGATCATCGGCCGGGCGGCGGAGCGGGCGCCGATTTACCTGGAACACTTCCAGACGCGCGCCGCCCAGGTCTTCGGGGCGCAGGGGCACTCGGGGTACGGGAACTTCCCCTACGTCATCCGGCTGATGGCGGCGCGCCGCATCGACCTCACGCCCATCATCACGAGCCGCTTCCCCCTGGCGCAGGCGGAGGCGGCGCTGGCCCGGGCGATGCGGCGCGAGGACGGCAAGGTGATGATCCGCGCCTGA
- a CDS encoding substrate-binding domain-containing protein: protein MVAVVVAGSAYGIRLAAAPQQLTFYVIAHTGPGDPFWAVVQRGVQDAGRMLGVRAIFQGPPQRDIPAQVNMARAAISARASGIAISVSDPPAIGQVIRDARRRGIPVVAINVKEPADYKGEPIPYMAYIGMDEYEAGKNVARFVLPKIPQGATVLIAMHEPGHVGLEARARGIREVLTAERQAKVEVLDTTQDPTKALATMRAFLKANPNTKALFTLGPLGAIPAIRMIREDRLGGKIVMASFDLDATTIQAIKEGLVEATVDQQQYLQGFISVVQLYLYSKYGLQPADYNTGRGLVTKATAAAVESLVKQGYR from the coding sequence GTGGTCGCGGTGGTCGTGGCGGGCAGCGCCTACGGGATTCGCCTGGCCGCCGCGCCGCAACAGCTGACATTCTACGTCATCGCCCACACGGGGCCGGGCGACCCCTTCTGGGCGGTCGTCCAGCGCGGCGTGCAGGATGCCGGGAGGATGCTGGGCGTGCGCGCTATCTTCCAGGGACCACCCCAGCGGGACATCCCGGCCCAGGTGAACATGGCCCGGGCGGCGATCAGTGCCAGGGCCTCCGGGATCGCCATCTCCGTGAGCGACCCTCCCGCGATCGGCCAGGTCATCCGCGACGCGCGCCGGCGGGGGATCCCGGTGGTCGCCATCAACGTGAAGGAGCCGGCCGACTACAAGGGCGAGCCGATTCCCTACATGGCCTACATCGGCATGGACGAGTACGAGGCGGGCAAGAACGTCGCCCGGTTCGTGCTGCCCAAGATCCCCCAGGGCGCGACCGTGCTGATCGCCATGCACGAACCGGGGCACGTCGGTCTGGAGGCGCGGGCCCGCGGCATCCGCGAGGTCCTCACGGCGGAGCGCCAGGCCAAGGTGGAGGTCCTGGACACCACCCAGGACCCGACCAAGGCACTGGCGACCATGCGCGCGTTCCTCAAGGCCAACCCGAACACCAAAGCCCTGTTCACGCTCGGCCCCCTGGGCGCCATTCCGGCGATCCGGATGATCCGGGAGGACCGCCTGGGCGGGAAGATCGTCATGGCCTCGTTTGACCTGGATGCCACTACCATCCAGGCCATCAAGGAGGGTCTGGTCGAAGCCACCGTCGACCAGCAGCAGTACCTGCAGGGGTTCATCTCGGTGGTCCAGCTCTACCTCTACAGCAAGTACGGCCTGCAGCCGGCGGACTACAACACGGGGCGCGGCCTCGTGACGAAGGCGACGGCGGCTGCGGTGGAGTCGCTGGTCAAGCAAGGGTACAGGTGA
- a CDS encoding ABC transporter permease gives MPAVRAMPVPRVEWRRLFAMRELGVLVALLALVAVFSLLQPAFLTLDTFGDILTQAAELGVAAVGVTFLMIAGEFDLSVGSNFAFTGVVLALLVTRAALPAAFAVLLALLVAATIGLLNGVVTLATRIPSFITTLGTMMLWRGLALAITGGWPISILTASTLLEVLGGKVIWSTLRISAVWLLVVTVAFWFLLGKTRYGNWVFATGGKREAARALGVPVRRVKLINFTLAGVLAGAAGFLQFGRMRSMSPVWGDALALEAIAAAVIGGTSLMGGSGTILGTVLGAVTMAAIRVGLVMVGAPSYWYTAFLGVVVVLAVILNVTFEELVRWRR, from the coding sequence GTGCCGGCGGTCCGGGCGATGCCCGTGCCGCGCGTCGAGTGGCGGCGGCTGTTCGCCATGCGCGAGCTGGGCGTGCTGGTCGCCCTCCTGGCGCTCGTGGCGGTCTTCAGCCTGCTCCAGCCGGCGTTCCTCACCCTCGACACCTTCGGGGACATCCTCACCCAGGCGGCGGAACTGGGCGTGGCCGCCGTCGGCGTGACCTTCCTGATGATTGCCGGGGAGTTCGACCTCTCCGTGGGGTCGAACTTCGCCTTCACCGGGGTGGTGCTGGCGCTCCTGGTGACGCGAGCGGCCCTGCCCGCGGCCTTCGCGGTCCTGCTGGCCCTCCTGGTGGCGGCCACCATCGGGCTCCTCAACGGAGTGGTGACCCTGGCGACGCGGATCCCGTCGTTCATCACCACGCTCGGGACGATGATGCTGTGGCGCGGCCTGGCGCTGGCCATCACGGGGGGATGGCCTATCAGCATCCTCACCGCCTCGACGCTCCTGGAGGTCCTGGGCGGTAAGGTCATCTGGAGCACCCTGCGTATCTCTGCGGTGTGGCTGCTCGTGGTCACGGTGGCGTTTTGGTTCCTCCTGGGCAAGACCCGCTACGGCAACTGGGTCTTTGCCACCGGCGGGAAGCGGGAAGCCGCCCGGGCCCTGGGCGTGCCGGTTCGCCGGGTGAAGCTGATCAACTTCACGCTGGCCGGGGTGCTGGCAGGCGCGGCAGGATTCCTGCAGTTCGGCCGGATGCGGTCGATGTCCCCCGTGTGGGGAGATGCGCTGGCGCTGGAGGCGATTGCGGCCGCGGTCATCGGGGGGACGTCCCTGATGGGCGGATCCGGGACGATCCTGGGGACCGTCCTCGGCGCCGTCACGATGGCGGCCATCCGGGTAGGGCTCGTCATGGTGGGTGCTCCGTCGTACTGGTATACCGCCTTCCTGGGCGTCGTCGTCGTGCTCGCCGTCATCCTGAACGTCACGTTCGAGGAGCTGGTCAGATGGCGGCGGTAA
- a CDS encoding ATP-binding cassette domain-containing protein has product MAAVTSPPHPLLEARGIAKAFGHIQALAGVDFHVGYREVVGLVGDNGAGKSTLIKILTGVYPPDAGQLFFEGRPITLASPQDARALGIETVYQDLALVEQMSIARNFFLGREPVHRIGPLTVLDTGTMHRVTERVLREIGITTLRSSAQDVGVLSGGERQAIAIGRTMHFGARLIILDEPTSALSVKETQKVLDYIEEARRRGLSVIFITHNLYHVYPVSDRIVVLDHGRKVGDFRRQEVSIEDLVALITLPGAASARA; this is encoded by the coding sequence ATGGCGGCGGTAACCTCTCCCCCGCATCCCCTGCTGGAAGCCCGCGGGATTGCCAAGGCCTTTGGCCACATCCAGGCCCTGGCGGGGGTCGACTTCCACGTGGGCTACCGGGAGGTCGTGGGATTGGTCGGCGACAACGGCGCGGGGAAGTCGACGCTGATCAAGATCCTCACCGGCGTGTACCCGCCGGATGCGGGGCAGCTGTTCTTCGAGGGGCGGCCGATCACGCTGGCGTCCCCCCAGGACGCCCGGGCACTGGGGATCGAGACCGTCTACCAGGACCTCGCCCTGGTGGAGCAGATGAGCATCGCCCGCAACTTCTTCCTCGGCCGTGAGCCCGTGCACCGGATCGGGCCCCTCACCGTGCTGGACACCGGCACGATGCACCGGGTGACCGAGCGGGTGTTGCGGGAGATCGGCATCACCACCCTGCGGTCGTCCGCGCAGGACGTGGGCGTGCTCTCGGGCGGTGAACGCCAGGCCATCGCCATCGGCCGAACGATGCACTTTGGGGCCAGGCTCATCATCCTGGACGAGCCCACCTCCGCGCTGTCCGTGAAGGAGACCCAGAAGGTGCTGGACTACATCGAGGAGGCCCGGCGGCGCGGCCTCTCGGTGATCTTCATCACCCACAACCTCTACCACGTCTATCCGGTGTCCGACCGGATCGTGGTGCTGGACCACGGGCGCAAGGTGGGAGATTTCCGACGCCAGGAGGTCTCCATCGAGGACCTGGTCGCGTTGATTACCCTCCCAGGCGCGGCGTCCGCCCGTGCGTGA
- a CDS encoding sugar phosphate isomerase/epimerase family protein encodes MRDRPAGALCPCLDALCAGLPAESALAFLAEEGFRAVEFWDWRGRDIDRLARQAGALGLEVVAISGTTFEEPLLDPAGHEAALAHLRRSLEVAERLGTRLLVVHVGYAQSHRSRASQWEAAVTGLRRAAELARAAGVTLLVEPLNSLVDHPAYFLDTLPDALAMLEAVDHPAVGLLLDVYHMWIMHDDLLHRLEGVVRRTAHVHVADVPGRGEPGSGVIPWREMLRRLEDGGYRGALGLECWPTGSLVAALRRARQVLEPRDGRAMGAWR; translated from the coding sequence GTGCGTGACCGCCCCGCGGGGGCGCTCTGCCCGTGCCTGGACGCCCTGTGTGCCGGCCTGCCCGCCGAGTCGGCGCTGGCCTTTCTGGCGGAGGAGGGGTTCCGCGCCGTGGAGTTCTGGGACTGGCGCGGGCGGGACATCGACCGGCTGGCCCGCCAGGCCGGTGCGCTCGGGCTGGAGGTGGTGGCCATCAGCGGCACGACCTTCGAGGAGCCCCTGCTCGACCCCGCCGGCCACGAGGCGGCCCTGGCCCACCTGCGCCGGTCGCTGGAGGTGGCGGAGCGCCTGGGGACGCGGCTGCTGGTGGTGCACGTGGGGTACGCTCAGTCCCACCGGTCTCGCGCCTCCCAGTGGGAGGCGGCGGTGACGGGCTTGCGGCGGGCCGCCGAGCTGGCCCGGGCGGCCGGGGTCACGCTCCTCGTGGAGCCGCTGAACTCCCTCGTGGACCATCCGGCCTACTTCCTGGACACGCTCCCCGATGCCCTGGCGATGCTGGAGGCCGTCGACCACCCGGCGGTCGGGCTGCTGCTCGATGTCTACCACATGTGGATCATGCACGACGACCTGCTGCACCGGCTGGAGGGGGTAGTTCGTCGGACGGCACACGTGCACGTCGCCGATGTGCCCGGGCGGGGCGAGCCGGGCAGCGGGGTGATCCCCTGGCGCGAGATGCTCCGGCGTCTGGAGGACGGCGGCTACCGCGGGGCCCTGGGCCTGGAGTGCTGGCCCACGGGCTCGCTGGTCGCGGCGCTGCGCCGGGCCCGTCAGGTGCTCGAACCGCGCGACGGCCGGGCCATGGGGGCGTGGCGGTGA
- a CDS encoding sugar phosphate isomerase/epimerase — protein MAVNRFALNSATTGPADLLTDLRVAAAAGFGALELRDTKLEAYLAGGGTLDALAEAFRAAGVRPLSVNALERATLVTGAARRAVLGRCATLCAWAAALGAPYVVAVPGPRAEAAGVGEVAPLTVEMLRALAAVAAEHGVQLAFEFLGPATSSVRTLAEARTVVEAVGDPPVGLVLDAFHFHVGGSTLEMLDGLDPGRLAIVHLDDAEDRPRERLEDAHRLLPGEGVIPLRPLVARLEALGYRGAYSVELFRPAYWTWDPLRLARAARASLEALFAGREPGVAGHPQRGAPSP, from the coding sequence GTGGCGGTGAACCGCTTCGCCCTGAACAGCGCCACCACCGGGCCCGCCGACCTCCTCACCGACCTGCGCGTGGCGGCCGCGGCCGGCTTTGGTGCGCTGGAGCTGCGCGACACCAAGCTCGAGGCCTACCTGGCCGGAGGCGGCACCCTGGACGCCCTGGCGGAGGCCTTCCGCGCGGCCGGCGTGCGGCCGCTCAGCGTGAACGCGCTCGAGCGGGCCACCCTCGTCACCGGGGCGGCCCGTCGCGCCGTGCTGGGGCGGTGCGCCACGCTGTGCGCCTGGGCCGCCGCGCTGGGAGCGCCCTACGTCGTGGCCGTGCCCGGCCCGCGGGCCGAGGCGGCCGGGGTGGGCGAGGTGGCCCCGCTGACCGTGGAGATGCTGCGGGCGCTCGCGGCCGTGGCCGCCGAGCACGGCGTGCAGCTGGCCTTCGAGTTCCTCGGCCCGGCCACGAGCTCGGTGCGCACGCTGGCGGAGGCGCGGACGGTGGTGGAGGCGGTGGGCGACCCGCCGGTGGGGCTGGTGCTGGACGCCTTCCACTTCCACGTCGGCGGCTCCACCCTGGAGATGCTGGACGGCCTCGACCCGGGGCGCCTGGCCATCGTCCACCTGGACGACGCCGAGGATCGGCCGCGCGAGCGGCTGGAGGACGCGCACCGGCTCCTGCCGGGAGAGGGGGTGATCCCCCTGCGGCCGCTGGTGGCGCGCCTGGAGGCGCTGGGCTACCGCGGCGCCTACTCGGTCGAACTCTTCCGGCCGGCATACTGGACCTGGGACCCGCTGCGCCTGGCGCGCGCGGCGCGCGCCTCGCTGGAGGCGCTCTTCGCCGGACGGGAGCCCGGCGTGGCGGGGCATCCGCAGAGAGGTGCGCCGTCGCCGTGA
- a CDS encoding Gfo/Idh/MocA family oxidoreductase, whose protein sequence is MSVRVGILGAGFIGRIHALDLRRDPRVTLVGVADVVPQAATRLAAEVETAACASLAELLDRGAEAVYVCTPNVQHVEPVVTALRAGVHVFSEKPMATSLADAWTIREAARRSRAVYQLGFNRRFARVYRFVRRLIDEGRLHPVLGQLKHNRGELQQPPWTGDPAVTGGYLYETPVHLFDMARFLLGDVADVQGVARQTVYRELDGFVLLFRFRNGAAASVTSVAHTSWFFPYERVELYGPHQTAVTEELERAWFSPGVREQVEGIDCFQMPFEEKWGYVEEDRCFIDAVLGEAPPPVTAEDGYRATELVEAVYRAVRTGQPVTLPLPEPGGSPAPAEPGETGSGRRPV, encoded by the coding sequence GTGAGCGTGCGGGTGGGCATCCTGGGTGCGGGGTTCATCGGGCGCATCCACGCCCTCGACCTCAGGCGCGATCCGCGCGTCACGCTGGTGGGGGTGGCGGACGTCGTCCCGCAGGCCGCCACCCGGCTGGCCGCGGAGGTGGAGACCGCCGCCTGCGCCTCGCTGGCCGAGCTGCTGGACCGCGGCGCCGAGGCGGTCTACGTCTGCACGCCCAACGTCCAGCACGTCGAGCCCGTGGTGACGGCCCTTCGCGCCGGGGTGCACGTCTTCAGCGAGAAGCCCATGGCCACGTCCCTGGCCGACGCCTGGACGATCCGCGAGGCGGCGCGCCGCTCCCGGGCGGTCTACCAGCTCGGCTTCAACCGCCGCTTCGCCCGCGTCTACCGCTTCGTGCGCCGCCTCATCGACGAGGGGCGCCTCCACCCGGTGCTGGGACAGCTCAAGCACAACCGCGGGGAGCTGCAGCAGCCGCCCTGGACGGGCGACCCGGCGGTGACCGGCGGCTACCTGTACGAGACGCCGGTGCACCTCTTCGACATGGCCCGCTTCCTCCTGGGCGACGTCGCCGACGTCCAGGGGGTGGCCCGCCAGACCGTCTACCGGGAGCTGGACGGCTTCGTCCTGCTCTTCCGCTTCCGCAACGGGGCCGCCGCCAGCGTGACCTCGGTGGCGCACACCTCCTGGTTCTTCCCCTACGAGCGGGTGGAGCTGTACGGTCCGCACCAGACGGCGGTCACGGAGGAGCTGGAGCGCGCCTGGTTCAGCCCGGGGGTCCGCGAACAGGTCGAGGGCATCGACTGCTTCCAGATGCCCTTCGAGGAGAAGTGGGGCTACGTGGAGGAAGACCGCTGCTTCATCGACGCGGTGCTGGGCGAGGCTCCGCCGCCCGTCACCGCGGAGGACGGCTACCGGGCCACCGAGCTGGTGGAGGCCGTCTACCGGGCGGTGCGCACGGGACAGCCCGTCACGCTGCCGCTCCCCGAGCCCGGTGGCTCCCCTGCACCGGCAGAACCCGGCGAGACGGGCTCGGGCCGCCGACCGGTGTGA
- a CDS encoding HAD family hydrolase produces the protein MTTPGPIRLIVTDIDGTLTTTAQEITPRVRQAVAAARARGVPTCVATGRAWRSGRRYIEALPADPPAILFNGGMVYDFSRDRVLFRQGMDPELALVVVEALDAHPDLAAHLYVGDRIYVRRWTPLVAATALHDHLDPEAVGDLRTVLPRDRAAPIMKFRILGPREELEALAEALGRTDPVNYVFSETTSLEVLPPGVSKGTALRVVAEHLGVDLEAVMAVGDEWNDLTMLQAAGWGVAMADAPEPVRRAARVVAPTSDADGLAVVIERYVLDGR, from the coding sequence ATGACCACCCCCGGCCCGATCCGCCTCATTGTCACCGACATCGACGGGACGCTCACGACGACGGCGCAGGAGATCACGCCCCGCGTGCGGCAGGCGGTGGCGGCGGCACGGGCGCGCGGCGTGCCCACCTGTGTGGCCACCGGCCGGGCCTGGCGCTCCGGTCGCCGCTACATCGAGGCCCTCCCTGCCGACCCCCCGGCCATCCTCTTCAACGGCGGGATGGTCTACGACTTCAGCCGGGACCGCGTGCTCTTCCGGCAGGGGATGGACCCCGAGCTGGCGCTGGTGGTGGTCGAGGCCCTCGACGCCCACCCCGACCTGGCCGCCCACCTCTACGTGGGCGACCGGATCTACGTGCGTCGGTGGACGCCGCTCGTGGCCGCCACCGCCCTCCACGACCACCTCGACCCCGAAGCGGTGGGCGACCTGCGCACCGTCCTCCCCCGCGACCGCGCCGCGCCGATCATGAAGTTCCGCATCCTGGGCCCGCGGGAGGAGCTGGAGGCCCTGGCCGAGGCGCTCGGACGGACAGACCCCGTGAACTACGTCTTCTCCGAGACCACGTCCCTGGAAGTGCTCCCGCCGGGCGTCTCCAAGGGGACGGCGCTGCGGGTGGTGGCGGAGCACCTGGGGGTGGACCTGGAGGCGGTGATGGCGGTGGGGGACGAATGGAACGACCTGACGATGCTCCAGGCGGCCGGATGGGGCGTGGCCATGGCGGACGCGCCCGAGCCGGTGCGCCGGGCTGCCCGCGTGGTGGCGCCGACGAGCGACGCCGACGGACTGGCAGTGGTGATCGAGCGGTACGTCCTGGACGGCCGCTGA